A region of Centropristis striata isolate RG_2023a ecotype Rhode Island chromosome 17, C.striata_1.0, whole genome shotgun sequence DNA encodes the following proteins:
- the LOC131990194 gene encoding C-type mannose receptor 2-like — translation MQWSLFVLILMGQCAFFTCHLYEYHFIEEYKNWTEAQSYCRDHYTDLATVTDNTDMERLLDCAKSRDGVWIGLHEIQEVGAWRWSLPGLEGSVWECKGGQSDCEADENCVKLEDDGDEWEAEECSDRNKFICYDEDRKDNKTFHFIDKMETWPQAQSYCRENHTDLVSGCEQLKDPEFKQERPQDEEDLWIGLFRDSWRWSDGSNSSFRDWDLDLSTDGDDKKCALVENGKWRSDKCDEKKPFVCYDDKLILIKEKKTWEDALNYCRHNHRDLVSITNPHQQRWVQERAKQADSDLVWLGLSYSCFLDLWFWVNDNVVCYDKWDSEEPEENCERAAAMKKGGEHEWVSKFKTEEFNFICTLKKV, via the exons ATGCAGTGGAGTCTGTTTGTGCTCATTCTGATGG gTCAGTGTGCCTTCTTCACATGTCACCTCTATGAATACCACTTCATTGAAGAGTATAAGAACTGGACAGAAgcccagagctactgcagagaccATTACACTGACCTGGCCACAGTGACTGACAACACAGACATGGAGAGACTCCTTGACTGTGCAAAGAGTCGAGACGGAGTCTGGATTGGGCTTCATGAAATACAAGAAGTCGGGGCGTGGCGCTGGTCTCTGCCAGGGCTGGAGGGAAGTGTGTGGGAATGTAAAGGTGGACAGTCAGACTGTGAAGCGGACGAGAACTGTGTGAAACTGGAGGATGATGGTGATGAATGGGAGGCTGAAGAGTGTTCTGACAGAAACAAATTTATCTGCTATGATG AAGATCGTAAAGACAATAAAACGTTCCATTTCATTGACAAAATGGAGACCTGGCCACAGGCtcagagctactgcagagaaaACCACACTGACCTGGTGAGTGGATGCGAACAGTTAAAGGACCCAGAATTCAAGCAGGAGCGTCCTCAGGATGAAGAAGACTTGTGGATCGGCCTGTTCAGAGACAGCTGGAGGTGGTCAGATGGCAGCAATTCCTCTTTCAGAGACTGGGATCTGGACTTATCTACAGATGGAGACGACAAGAAATGCGCTCTGGTTGAGAATGGAAAATGGAGATCTGataaatgtgatgaaaaaaaaccctttgtCTGCTATGATG ATAAATTGATCCTGATCAAAGAAAAGAAGACCTGGGAGGACGCTTTGAATTACTGCAGACACAACCACAGGGACCTGGTGTCCATCACTAACCCTCACCAGCAGAGGTGGGTCCAGGAGAGAGCCAAGCAGGCCGACTCTGACCTCGTCTGGCTGGGGCTGTCCTACAGCTGCTTTCTGGATTTGTGGTTCTGGGTCAACGACAACGTGGTCTGCTATGATAAGTGGGACTCAGAGGAGCCGGAGGAGAACTGTGAAAGGGCTGCAGCCATGAAGAAAGGAGGAGAGCATGAATGGGTCAGCAAGTTTAAAACTGAAGAGTTCAATTTCATCTGCACTTTGAA GAAAGTCTGA
- the LOC131989462 gene encoding lithostathine-1-beta-like yields the protein MTDKLILIKEKKTWEDALNYCRHNHRDLVSITNPHQQRWVQERAKQADSDLVWLGLSYSCFLDLWFWVNDNVVCYDKWDSKEPEGRCDKAAAMKKGGEHEWVSKFKTEKFNFICTLKQV from the coding sequence ATGACAGATAAATTGATCCTGATCAAAGAAAAGAAGACCTGGGAGGACGCTTTGAATTACTGCAGACACAACCACAGGGACCTGGTGTCCATCACTAACCCTCACCAGCAGAGGTGGGTCCAGGAGAGAGCCAAGCAGGCCGACTCTGACCTCGTCTGGCTGGGGCTGTCCTACAGCTGCTTTCTGGATTTGTGGTTCTGGGTCAACGACAACGTGGTCTGCTATGATAAGTGGGACTCAAAGGAGCCGGAGGGGCGCTGTGATAAGGCTGCAGCCATGAAGAAAGGAGGAGAGCATGAATGGGTCAGCAAGTTTAAAACTGAAAAGTTCAATTTCATCTGCACCTTGAAgcaagtttaa
- the LOC131989464 gene encoding snaclec stejaggregin-B subunit beta-1-like, with the protein MTDKLILIKEKKTWEDALNYCRHNHRDLVSITNPHQQRWVQERAKQADSDLVWLGLSYSCFLDLWFWVSENLVCYDNWDSEEQSKSCERAAAMKKGGEHEWVSKSNTEEFNFICKV; encoded by the coding sequence ATGACAGATAAATTGATCCTGATCAAAGAAAAGAAGACCTGGGAGGACGCTTTGAATTACTGCAGACACAACCACAGGGACCTGGTGTCCATCACTAACCCTCACCAGCAGAGGTGGGTCCAGGAGAGAGCCAAGCAGGCCGACTCTGACCTCGTCTGGCTGGGGCTGTCCTACAGCTGCTTTCTGGATTTGTGGTTCTGGGTCAGCGAAAATTTGGTCTGCTATGATAACTGGGACTCAGAGGAGCAGAGTAAGAGCTGTGAAAGGGCTGCAGCCATGAAGAAAGGAGGAGAGCATGAATGGGTCAGCAAGTCTAACACTGAAGAGTTCAATTTCATCTGcaaagtttaa
- the LOC131990193 gene encoding C-type lectin-like, translating to MTRFLGTVCLEEFKFVCYNETKQDGKKFHFIDETKTWPQAQSYCREHHTDLVSGRKQLEDDEFKQERPQDEEDLWIGLFRDSWRWSDGNSSSFRDWDLNLSTDGDDKKCAMAANGKWSVDGCDEAKPFVCYDGEFN from the exons ATGACACGTTTCCTGGGAACTGT TTGTCTAGAGGAGTTTAAATTCGTCTGCTACAATG AAACAAAGCAAGACGGTAAAAAGTTCCATTTCATTGACGAAACCAAGACCTGGCCACAGGCtcagagctactgcagagaacaccacactGACCTGGTGAGTGGACGCAAACAGTTAGAAGACGATGAATTCAAGCAGGAGCGTCCTCAGGATGAAGAAGACTTGTGGATCGGCCTGTTCAGAGACAGCTGGAGGTGGTCAGATGGCAACAGTTCCTCTTTCAGAGACTGGGATCTGAACTTATCTACAGATGGAGACGACAAGAAATGCGCTATGGCTGCAAATGGAAAATGGAGCGTTGATGGATGTGATGAAGCAAAACCCTTTGTCTGCTATGATGGTGAGTTTAACTGA